The Cyprinus carpio isolate SPL01 chromosome B17, ASM1834038v1, whole genome shotgun sequence genome has a window encoding:
- the LOC109083424 gene encoding lipocalin-like, which yields MTTVVLKTVCVLLCAVFISAQVMPMPDFNLEKMGGKWYLVGFATNAERFVTHLRADMKMATAVMVPTEEADLDLSYSHLKSDGSCFRMHHLAKKTEIPGRFVFDNELWGNSNDMRVVDAKFDEYAIVHTIKTKGGKSEILNKLHTRTRKIADDLKEKFKQFSLDTGILEDNIAILPMNGECSDATVSPKSKKI from the exons ATGACAACTGTTGTATTGAAAACGGTGTGCGTTCTGCTCTGTGCAGTGTTCATCTCTGCTCAAGTCATGCCCATGCCTGACTTCAACCTGGAAAAG aTGGGAGGGAAGTGGTATCTTGTTGGCTTTGCTACAAATGCAGAAAGGTTTGTCACACATCTCAGGGCTGACATGAAGATGGCAACTGCTGTAATGGTGCCTACTGAAGAAGCAGACCTTGACCTCAGTTACAGTCATCTGAA GAGTGATGGTTCCTGCTTCAGGATGCATCATCTTGCCAAGAAAACAGAGATTCCTGGACGCTTTGTCTTCGACAATGAGC TTTGGGGAAATTCCAATGATATGCGTGTGGTTGATGCCAAATTTGATGAGTATGCTATTGTTCACACCATCAAGACCAAGGGAGGGAAATCTGAGATTCTCAACAAACTCCACA CTCGTACCAGAAAAATAGCTGATGACTTGAAGGAGAAGTTTAAGCAGTTCTCCCTTGACACTGGCATCCTTGAGGACAACATTGCCATATTGCCAATGAACG GAGAATGCTCAGATGCTACTGTATCTCCTAAATCAAAGAAAATCTAA